Part of the Bacteroidota bacterium genome is shown below.
GAATTTATCAGGAAAGTCATGGTTTGGTGTTCCATTCCGCCGCCCCAATTAAATTGTGCATGCCCGTATTTCTCCGCAATAAACGGATAGGTGCCGAACAGGCTGTCATAAATGTTCATTGCGGTTACCACACCCGGAGTATACGTTTGCCAGGTTGCAAGTTCTTCAGGATAAACATAATTGAGTATTTTTATGGAATCACCGTTATCAACGGCATAATTATAATAATATGCGTAGTTAGTGACGGCAACTCCAATCAGGTAAGCGGCAATTGGATAACGATGTTTCCAATGATATACTTTATCGGTCCCTGAAATATATTCTTCAACAAGCAAACCATTACTCCCGGCACGATATTGTGCCGGAGTGGTAACAATCATATCCATTGAATCAATTTTATCGCTCAGTGAGTTTTTGCACGGCCACCAGTCTTTGGTACCGTAGGGTTCTGATAACGTCCAGATGATTGGAGTTCCATTATGATAGTCTTTAATAAATGAGCCAAAACCTAATCCCGCCGAAGGAACACCGCGATAAAAAACGCTTACGGAATCGAAATGATATTGATTATACGAAGTTCCGAGATTGATGCTGAGGTCATCGCCACTATGAGTAAATGCTGCATGATTACCGTGAAACAGCACTGAGTCCACCGTGAGGAGGTACGATAATTCAAAGTGGATTTGAGAAACATTATTTACCGTGGTAACAAAGCTTGAAGTAACGCATCCCTTTATATACAAGGTATCCGGATCAATATAGAGATTAAACCGAAGGTGCTTCAAGTCATAGTTGTCGCCCATTTTGCTTTCATGGAAATTTTGAATTTTACTGTGCGATTTTGCTTCATCGGCAGCAATAAAATTCTCGCCATAAAAATAATTCTGGGCATGGATTGCTCCGGCGAAAAGGATTGCAATTAGCAGAAGTGTAATTTTTTTTTGCATAGGTTTAGTTATAAATGTGCAAAGTGTTTCCGTCAAATTCTGTTCGGTATTGTTTTAATGGAAGTGTAGCAGGACCGTTCACAACCGAGCCGTCGAGTATCAGATAGCGCGAACCGCAAATCCCATCTGACATGGTAAGCCCTGAAGTATCCACAACAATCATGGCGCCCGAAACATCAGGATCATAGGGGCAGGTGCGTTCGTAAGCCATAAACAGGTCGGTCGATTCGCGGTACACAAGAATGCCCTGATAACCACCGGTAATATTTACCCATCCGCCAACATTATTCAGTTCCATGTACAAGGTGGAATTAATATTCAGATAAAGATTCACATAAACATTCGGAATATCCTTGTACTGGTCTTTTTTACAGGACGATGCGCCAACAAAAAACAATACTAAAAAAAGAAACAACGACTTTTTCATAAAGTAAATAATAGTGCGTATTTGGCAAACGGGCAATTTAAAAATATATTTTCCCGTTAGAGTAAAAACGGGACAACAAAAAAAATAATGTACTTTAGTGCACTCTTTTGAAAAATCAATTCAAAAATACGGTTTTTGATGAAGCTGATACAAAAAATATTACTGTTCGCACTAATCATTCTGCTTCCGTTATCATTTGAAAGTTGCAGCAAGTTTGCCCAGTCAAAAAGACAGGAAGAAAAACGCAGGAAAGATTTAGTGAAGGAAAAAGCAGAGCGTGAACGTGAAGCTGAAAGAGCATATGAGGAAGCGATACAGCGGCATTATGATATGCAGCAAAAATCGACTCAGAAAATGATGAGGCAGACTGCGCGGAAATCATACCGGCAGAGTACCGGAAAGAAAGAGTTTTTTCTGGTGCGATGGTTCACACCCAAGCAAAAAAAGGTCAAGTCCAACAGAAACGAAAAATAACATCCGCAGGGATACGATTTATTAATACACAATGATTCATCCGGGTATTTGGAACCACCGCAGGCAGCAGATAAACACGCGCGCTGCCGGGATGCTTATTGTGGTATTGATTGCGTTGACTTTTGCAATCAGAGTTGATGCTCAAGAAGTAAAAAAAATTCTGTTCGACCGCATCTCATCCGAAAATTTTAAAGTTGAAAAAGGATTATCACAGAACACTGTGAATTGCATTATGCAGGATGCACAGGGTTATATGTGGTTCGGCACCTGGGACGGACTTAATAAGTACGACGGTTATAAATTCGATATTTTCAAACCCGGATACCTCAAAGGTCCGTCAGACATGAGCGACCAAACGGTAAACACTCTGATGCAGGATAAGGAGGGCACCATATGGATAGGCACCAATGGCGGAATCAACCTGCTTGATATGAAAACCCGGAAATTCCGCCGGCTGATGCACAATCAAGCAAGCCCCGGAAGCATCAGCTGCGACACGATTCTTTGCTTACTTGAATCAAAAAATGGAGATGTTTGGGTAGGAACCAATAATGGATTGAACCGTCTGGACCGCGAAACCGGCGTTTTTTATCATTATTTTCTGAATCCCGATAATGCCAATAGTCCCAGCGATAATACCATCCTTTGTCTGTTTGAAGATAAGCAGGGCAGCATCTGGTTCGGAACCAATAAAGGACTCAATCTTTTCAATACGAAAAACCTCATTTTCTCACATTATTACCACAATCCTGAAAATGATAATACCATCAGCAATGATATAGTAAAGGATATACTCATCGACCGTCAGGGTGTGCTATGGGTATGTACTGACGGCGGCCTTGATCATTATGATTTTAACACACGGAAACTTTCGCATTTCCGCAATGACATTTCAAAACCGGGCAGCATAAGCAACAATCATATTACCTCTATTCTGGAAGACGCAGCCGGAACGTTGTGGGTTGGCACCTTTGGCGGCGGGCTAAATATGTATGACCGGAAATTCAACCGATTTGTACAATACATCAATAATACGTATGATTTGCGAACTATAAGCAATGATTACATCAACACCCTTTATGAAGACAAATCCGGAATTATATGGATTGCCACGGCATGGAAAGGAGTCAATAAAATAGACCGGTATTCGAACCGGTTTAACCACTACCAGCACTTTTCTGATGACGCCGAAAGCATCAATAACAATATTGTTTGGTCAATACTTGAAAGCCCCGACGGCACCATCTGGCTCGGTACAGACAATGGCATCAATATTTATAACCGGACAAAAAACAAATTCACATTTATTACTCAACAGCCGGGCAAATCAGGTGGATTGACCAGTAAATTGATTCGCGCTATCTACCGTGATACAAAAGGCTATTACTGGATTGGCACTTTTGACGGAGGATTGAGCCGCTATGATGAAAAGACGCGACAGTTCATGCATTTCCGCCACGACCCGAACAATCCGCATACACTCACTTCCGACCAGATATGGTCAATTATTGAAGATAAAGAAGGTTTTCTTTGGGTAGGTACCGATCAGGGCATCAACCGCATCGACTTGAAGAGCTTCCGTATTGAACATTTTATTCATAATAGTAAAGACCCGGCATCTCTAAGTAACAATTATGTTACCTCAATGACTTTCGACAGCAAGGGACTCCTGTGGATATGCACTAATAACGGGCTGAATTATTACAACTTCAAAACCAAAAAATTCAGCCACTATAAACATATACCCGGTAATAAATATTCATTAAGCACAAGCACTGTTTTTAGTATTTACGAAGACCGCTCAGGCATTTTCTGGATAGCAACAATGGGCGGTGGACTAAACCGCTTCGACACTAAAACCGGTATGTTCCGCTATTATCTTGAAGAAAACGGACTCGCCAATAATATAGTTTATAATATTTTCAAAGACAAGCAGGGTTATCTGTGGATGAGCACAAATTACGGCATTTCCCGTTTTAATCCCGAAACAGAAACCTTCGTAAACTATGATGTGAAAGACGGAGTGCAGAGCTATGAATTCAATCTGGGCGCGGCATACCACGATACTGTGAGCGATGAAATATTTTTTGGCGGCATGAACGGGTTCAATAGTTTCATTCCATCTGCCATCAGAAAGAATGACTACATCCCGCCAATCGTCATTTCATCATTTAAAATATTTGACCAGGTTCAGTCGCGCGAAATTTCAGACGGCGACACCATTTTTCTTTCGTACGATGACAATTTCTTTTCCTTCGAGTTTTCAGCGCTTGATTACTCAAATCCTACGAAAATCAGATATTCATATACTCTTGAAAATTTTGACCAGTACTGGAATTACGGTGATGCATACAAGCGCTTTGCAGGCTATACCCGAGTTCCGCCCGGCACCTATCATTTTAGAGTTAAGGGCACGAACAGCGACGGTTTGTGGAACAAAAAAGGGATATCAGTAACCATCATCATTTCTCCGCCATGGTGGGGAACGTGGTATTTCAGACTTCTGTCATCACTGTTTACGATATTTATTTTGTGGTACATCGTTTATATGAGGTTGCGGCGTATCCGAATCAAACACGAAGGCGATAAAAAAATTCTCGAAATTGAAAAACAAATGTTCAGTTTGGAACAAACAGCATTGAGGCTTCAAATGAATCCCCACTTTATTTTCAATTCGCTGAATTCAATCCAAAGTTTTGTAATAAGCAATGATACCGATAAGGCAATAAATTACCTCGCGAAATTTTCGCAGCTCATGCGCCTGATTTTATCAAACTCGCAGCAGCAAATGGTTCCGGTATCAGACGAGATTAAAGCATTGACCTATTACCTGGATATAGAACGTCTGCGGTTTGATAATAAATTTAATTATTCCATTGAGCTTGATCCTCAGATAGACTCAGACTTTATGGAAATACCGCCAATGATTATTCAGCCCTTTGTAGAAAATGCCATCATACACGGCTTGCTGCACAAGGCATCGGAAGGTAATGTGAGCATTAAACTAAGCGTAGTAAATGAGTTTATCAGAGCCATTATAGAAGACGACGGCATAGGGCGTGAAAAAGCAGCCGAGATACGTGCCGAATCAGACCTGAGACACAAATCGCGCGGTATGCTTATCACCCAAAAAAGACTGGAGATACTGAATAAACAGAACAAAGATCAGGTGAGTATACAGATTACCGACCTCAAAAACGAGCAAGGCAAGGCATGCGGAACGCGTATCGTGATTATGATGTTATACATCGAACCCTAAAATAAAGAATTTTCGTTGTAAATTTTTTCGGATATTTGGCAAACCTTTAAAAGAAACAGCATGCTTAGAGTTATAATAATTGATGATGAAAAGGCCTCACGCGATACACTCGCCGGCCTTCTTAACAGATATTGTAAAAACATTGAAGTGGTGGCTCAGGCCGATGGGTATAAAAGCGGCATTGCCGAAATTCACAAACACACCCCTGATGTCGTTTTTCTTGATATTCAGATGCCCGACGGTTCAGGGTTTAAACTATTGGAAGATGTTGGTGAAATTACATTTGAGGTTATTTTTACTACAGCCTATGACCAATACGCGATAAAAGCCATTAAATACAGCGCTCTCGACTACCTGCTCAAACCCGTTGTTCCGGACGATCTGGTTGCCGCCATCGGAAAAGCAGATCAAAAAAAAAACAGCGGACAGATAAGCCATAATATTGAGGTATTGCTGGAAAACCTCAAGCACTCGTCTGAGCCAAAAAAAATCGTTTTATCTACTGCCGAAAAAATTCATGTTGTAGAAGTAAACGACATCCTGCGATGTGAGTCAGATGATTATTATACGCGTTTCTTTTTTACCAGCGGAAAATCATTGCTGATATCCAAAACCCTGAAAGAACATGAAATGCTGCTGGGCGATAAATTTTTTATCCGACCGCATAAATCGCACCTTGTGAACATCAAATATATAAAAGGTTTTCTTAAAGCCGATGGAGGCTATATTCAAATGAGCGACGGTACCAAAGTGCCCGTATCAAGACGAAAAAGAGAAATGGTGGTAAATATTATCAGCAATCTTTAATTCGGAAAAATATTTTATAAATTTTCATCCGAATTCCGATTATAATACGACCACTTTCTTGAAATCTCATGCCGATAACTTGATTTTTCAGACCGTTAACTGATTGAGGCAGCAAAGTCATTGCAACAAGTAATAATTTCAAGAAAAAAAATAACTGAAGTCCCTAATTTTTTTATTTGGATTTTCGCAATTATTTATACCTTTACCCCCATTTTAATACACTATTATATACGCGTAAATAGTCCATAAATAATTAAAAATAAACGTGTTGATATGCTTCGAAGGCTACTCTTTTTAACGACAGTTTTACTGACAGCAAACCTGATGGCGTTTGCACAGTCAGGTACCCTGAAGGGAAAAATCACAGACAAAGTCACCAAGGAACCCATTCCTTTTGCCAATATTATCATTGAGCAAGGTGGCAAGCAGTCGGGTGGTACAACAACCGATTTTGATGGCAATTTCACCATCAAGCCTATTCCCCCTGGCAAATATGACATCAAGGCAACGTTTGTCGGATACAAACCCATCATGATTACAAACCTCGTTATTGTTGCCAACCAGATTACCTTCCAGGATATCATCATGGAGTCTACGGCAATCAATATCGAAACCTTTGAGGTTGTTGATTATAAAGTTCCGCTGATTGACAAGGATCAGACTTCCACCGGGGGCACCATGACCTCCGAGGAAATATCAAAAATGCCGGGACGTTCGGCCGAAAGTGTTGCAGCTACCGTTGGTGGCGTATTCTCGTCTGACGGCGAAATGGGCAGCATCAGGGGTGCAAGAACCAGCGGCACTGTTACTTATATCGACGGTGTTAAAGTTTATGGATCATCAAGTGTACCTAAAGCTGCCATCGAGCAAGTTACCGTTATTACCGGCGGTACACCCGCACAATACGGCGATGCTACCGGTGGTGTTCTTTCTATCTCAACCAAAGGTGCAAGCCGCGAATTCGGACTCGGTTTCGAAGGAGCCACCTCGCAATTTCTTGATAAATTTGGTTACAACCTTCTCAGCTTTAATATGCAGGGACCCCTTATCAAGGGCAAAGAATCTGCTTCGGGTACTGCACTGTTAGGCTATTTTATTGCGGCCGACTATACCTACGAAAAAGACCAGCGTCCCAGCCAGATTGGTAACTGGAAAGCTAAAGATGATGTTATTGCCGAAATTGAAAAAACCCCGCTTCGCCCCACCGGACTTAGCTCAGGCGGAACCTATCAGAGTTCTTCGTTTCTGAAGAAAAACGATATGGAAAAGATTGATGCCAAAGTGAATGCTGCCGGCAACGCACTTTCTGTAAGCGGTAAAATTGACGTTCGTACCTCATTAACTACCAACCTTACCTTTGGTGGTACCTATAATAAAGACTGGGGTAATAACTACAGCTATTATAACTCGCTGCTTAACTGGAATAAATTCTCAGCAAGCAACAATACATCGTGGCGCGTATATGGTCGCTTTACCCAACGGTTTCCGGTAGCTTCCGAAAGCAAATCGCTTATTAAAAACGTATACTACTCATTGCAGGCTGATTATTCAAAAAGCACCTATGTTACACAAGATGCCGAATTTAAAGATGAGTTGTTCAAATACGGTTATGTAGGTAAATTTACAACACATAAAGTACGCTCCTATGGTTGGGGAACAGATGATGTAACCGGAATGACCGGATATCTTCATAATAGTTTCAGAGACACCCTTTATGAATTCGAGCGTTCGGAAATAAACCCTATTCTTTCCAATTACACCGAGAATTACTATAAACTTTTTGCCAATCAGCCTACTAACCATTACAGAAATTCAGATGAAGTTCAGCTTGGTGGAGGACTTCTGAACGGCGACACCCCCAATGAAGTTTATGGACTGTGGGCTGATGTTGGAACACCATACAATGGATATTCCCACTCATCCTTTACCCAGGTCGGATTCAATGCAAATGGTTCTGCCGATATTGGCAATCATGCGATACAGTTCGGGATTTTATATGAGCAGAGAACAGACAGTTATTATTCATACGCTCCTGTTGGTTTATGGACGCTGATGCGTCAGCTTACCAACAAACATATTGAACAGCTTGATAAATCAAATCCCCACCCTGTATATGATGCATACGGCGTCTATCAGGATACCATTAATTATGATAGAATATACTCTGCAGATGAGCAGTCGTTTTTTGATTATAACCTGAGGAAAAAACTTGACCTTGCTGTTGACGGTACCGACTGGATTGATGTAAACAGTTATGACCCCAGCATGTTCTCAATTGATATGTTCAGCGCCGACGAGTTATTGAATAACGGTAAAAATTATGTAGGATATCAGGGCTATGACTACACGGGCAAAAAGTTGAGCAGCAAGCCGAGCTTTGATGACTTCTTTACAGCAAAAAATGAAAACGGGAAATATACCCGTCCCATCGCCGCGAATGAACCCATTTATATGGCCGGTTATATTCAAGATAAATTCGCTTTCAATGACCTTATTTTTAGTATTGGTTTACGTGTTGACCGTTATGATGCCAATCAAAAAGTATTGAAAGACCCTTATTTAATGTATGAAGCCAAAACAGTTGGCGAGGTGACGGAGTACAAGCATCCCAGCAATATGGGCTCAAACTATGTTGTTTATGTTGATAACATTGAAAATCACACTACGGTAACCGGTTACCGTAACGGAAGCACCTGGTACAATGCCCAAGGTGCTGAAATTTCTGACCCTGCAACTTTGGAAAGAGGCAACGGTATTGCCCCTTATCTGGTAGACCCGAATCAGAGTGATGTTAATTCATCGGCATTCAAGGATTACGAACCGCAAATCAATGTATTGCCACGTATTTCGTTCTCCTTCCCGATTTCCGATGAAGCACTGTTCTTTGCTCACTATGACGTGCTTTCAAAAAGGCCTACAGACGGAAATGTTATGAACCCGACCGATTACTTCTTTATTAAAACTAACGGGAACAACGTTATCAACAACCCTGATTTGAAATCTGAAAAGACCATTGACTATGAATTGGGCTTCCAACAGAAAATAGGGAATGCATCATCCATAAAAATTTCCGGTTATTATCGTGAACTGCGCAATCTGGTTCAGAATTACCGATTCTCAGGCGCTTATCCTGTAAACTATATTTCCTATAATAACATTGACTTCGGAACTGTAAAAGGTCTCACTTTGTCTTACGACCTTCGCAGAACTTCGAATGTTTGGTTGCGCGCAACCTATACCCTTCAGTTTGCCGATGGTACCGGATCAGATGCTAATTCAAGCCTGAGCTTTATCACCACAGGTCAGCCAAACCTCAGAACAATTACCCCGCTTAACTATGACCGTCGTCATGCATTCACGCTCGTATTTGATTACCGCTATAGCTCAGGCAAAGAGTATAACGGTCCCAAAATCACGAAAAGAATCAAGGGCACGGATAAAGTAAAAACTATTCTTCTGCTTGAGAATACCGGTGTCAACTTTACACTCGGTGGCGGTTCGGGAACTCCCTACAGCCGTTCAAGTGAAGTTATACCCAGCTTGTTCAGCAGCACCGGTTATCAGTTAGACGGTATGCTCAATGGTTCCCGCCTGCCATTCTCATTCAGACTCGACGGCCGTATTGACCGTGACATTGAAATTATGCTTGGCAAGAAGGATTCCAAGAAAACTAGAGCGCTATATATGAATGTGTACCTTGAAGTGCTGAATATCCTGAACAGCAAAAATATTATCAGTGTATACAGAGCAACCGGAAATGCCAACGATGATGGCTATCTGGCAGCAGCAAGGTTCCAGAATGATATTAATGCACAAACCGACGTACAGGCATTTAAAGACCAATACAGTATCAAGGTAAATAATCCGAGCAATTACAGTTTGCCACGCAGGTTTCGTTTAGGAGTATCCATATCGTTCTAACATAACTCAGTTTCGTATTTATAAATATACTAATCAAGTCACTGAAATGAAAAATATTCGCCTGTTCTTATTCGCTGCAATTCTATTCAGCTTATGCGATCCCGGTTTTGCCCGTAATTTTCCGACAAAGAAATCGGGTCCTCAGCAAAAAAATGAAGCGGAAGTGAAAGCCGAAGGCTGTCTGCCTGCTGCTTCTTTCACCGAAATATCCATCAACAACGTTAGGGCACGTATCAATACCGGTGGTGATATGTGGTGGGATTTACAGGGTACAGCCCAATATTTCATTCCAAAAAACACGAGTAAAACATCGATGTTTTCAGCAGCCTTATGGGTTGGCGGTCTGGACGTAAACGGGCAACTCAAGCTTGCTGCACAGCGATACAGAAGCAATGGAAATGATTATTTCACAGGCCCATTGAACAATGACGGTACGGCTTCGATTACTGCCGAAACCTGCGATAAATACGACAGGCATTTTGTAATAAACAGATCCGATGTCGAATCATTTATTGCTGCGTATAACGAAACGGGTGGCACCCTTTCAGGGTATGAAGTCCCCAACAGCATTAAAAATTATCCGGGAAACGGCGATCCGGGAACTTTCCAGAGCCATTTTCTTGCTCCTTACGTGGATGTTGACGGTAATGGTTATTACAATTATCAGGGCGGCGATTATCCTTATTATGACTTTGATAACAGCCTTTGTCCGAAAACATTACCTGCCGGAACCATACCTGAAGTGACCCCTGAAGGCAATGGACGACTGGTTGATCAGGTATTAAAAGGTGACCAGACCATTTGGTGGGTATTTAATGACAAGGGCAATATCCATTCTGAGACGAAAGGCGCTGCTATAGGCCTTGAAATCAGAGCACAGGCTTTTGGTTTTGCCACAAACGACGAAATCAATAACATGACCTTCTATTCATATGAAATTATTAACCGTTCAACTTATCGGCTTACTCAAACCTATTTCAGCCAATGGGTTGACACCGATTTAGGCTATGCATCCGATGACTTTGTCGGTTGCGATGTTAAGCGCGGATTAGGTTATTGCTATAATGGAACAGACGTTGACGGTACCGGAAAACCAGGAGATTATGGCGCACAGCCTCCCGCCGTGGGCGTTGACTTTTTTCAGGGTCCTTACATGGATCCCGACAGTATTGATAACCCCCGCTATGACAATAATAATAAATTGATTTGCGGCTTAGGAATCAATGGTGTGAATTTTGGTGACGGTATTGTTGATAATGAGCGTTTGGGTATGGTACGTTTTGTATATCATAACCGTGAAGATGCACCATTTTGGCCTGTAACCGACCCTCAGATTGCTCCCGAATATTACAATATGCTCAGAGGTATCTGGAAAGACGGGACCAAAATGAGATACGGCGGAAACGCACATTTTCAAAATGGCGGTACGGGTCCTGAGTGTCTGTTCATGTTCCCCGACGATTCTGACCCCTGGGGCTTGGGAACCGGTTGTACCGGAATTGCCCAGCCTACATGGAATGAGCGTACTGCCGGTAATACTCCTTTCGACAGAAGGTTTATGCAGTCAGCCGGTCCGTTTACACTGGAAGCCGGTGCCGTGAATTATATTACGGTAGGTATTCCCTGGGCACGTGCTTCGGCAGGTGGTCCGTGGGCATCCGTAAGATTGCTGCAGCAAGTGGATGATAAATGCCAGACCCTGTTCGATAACTGTTTTAAAATTCTTGATGGCCCCGACGCTCCCGATATGGCAGTTCAGGAACTGGATCGTGAAATTATACTTTATCTTACCAACAGGAAAACAATCTCAAATAACTTCACTGTTACTCCTGAAGATTATGCAGAGATAGATCCCAACATCGTTTTTGCCGACACCATCCCTGCTTCTCAAAGAGGCGATTCATTATATCGTTTTGAAGGCTACAAGATTTATCAGGTAAAAGACGCCTCAGTATCTATTGCAGATATTGAAGATGCCGACCTTTCGCGCCTCGTTGCACAATGTGACGTAAAAAATAATGTTTCCAAACTGGTGAATTTCTATTACAATGACGTAGTGGGTGCAAGTGTTCCCAAGGTGGAAGTAGATGGTGCAAATAAAGGTATCGTACATTCATTCAGAATATTCGAAGATCAGTTTGCTACAGGCGAC
Proteins encoded:
- a CDS encoding carboxypeptidase regulatory-like domain-containing protein — encoded protein: MLRRLLFLTTVLLTANLMAFAQSGTLKGKITDKVTKEPIPFANIIIEQGGKQSGGTTTDFDGNFTIKPIPPGKYDIKATFVGYKPIMITNLVIVANQITFQDIIMESTAINIETFEVVDYKVPLIDKDQTSTGGTMTSEEISKMPGRSAESVAATVGGVFSSDGEMGSIRGARTSGTVTYIDGVKVYGSSSVPKAAIEQVTVITGGTPAQYGDATGGVLSISTKGASREFGLGFEGATSQFLDKFGYNLLSFNMQGPLIKGKESASGTALLGYFIAADYTYEKDQRPSQIGNWKAKDDVIAEIEKTPLRPTGLSSGGTYQSSSFLKKNDMEKIDAKVNAAGNALSVSGKIDVRTSLTTNLTFGGTYNKDWGNNYSYYNSLLNWNKFSASNNTSWRVYGRFTQRFPVASESKSLIKNVYYSLQADYSKSTYVTQDAEFKDELFKYGYVGKFTTHKVRSYGWGTDDVTGMTGYLHNSFRDTLYEFERSEINPILSNYTENYYKLFANQPTNHYRNSDEVQLGGGLLNGDTPNEVYGLWADVGTPYNGYSHSSFTQVGFNANGSADIGNHAIQFGILYEQRTDSYYSYAPVGLWTLMRQLTNKHIEQLDKSNPHPVYDAYGVYQDTINYDRIYSADEQSFFDYNLRKKLDLAVDGTDWIDVNSYDPSMFSIDMFSADELLNNGKNYVGYQGYDYTGKKLSSKPSFDDFFTAKNENGKYTRPIAANEPIYMAGYIQDKFAFNDLIFSIGLRVDRYDANQKVLKDPYLMYEAKTVGEVTEYKHPSNMGSNYVVYVDNIENHTTVTGYRNGSTWYNAQGAEISDPATLERGNGIAPYLVDPNQSDVNSSAFKDYEPQINVLPRISFSFPISDEALFFAHYDVLSKRPTDGNVMNPTDYFFIKTNGNNVINNPDLKSEKTIDYELGFQQKIGNASSIKISGYYRELRNLVQNYRFSGAYPVNYISYNNIDFGTVKGLTLSYDLRRTSNVWLRATYTLQFADGTGSDANSSLSFITTGQPNLRTITPLNYDRRHAFTLVFDYRYSSGKEYNGPKITKRIKGTDKVKTILLLENTGVNFTLGGGSGTPYSRSSEVIPSLFSSTGYQLDGMLNGSRLPFSFRLDGRIDRDIEIMLGKKDSKKTRALYMNVYLEVLNILNSKNIISVYRATGNANDDGYLAAARFQNDINAQTDVQAFKDQYSIKVNNPSNYSLPRRFRLGVSISF
- a CDS encoding two-component regulator propeller domain-containing protein gives rise to the protein MIHPGIWNHRRQQINTRAAGMLIVVLIALTFAIRVDAQEVKKILFDRISSENFKVEKGLSQNTVNCIMQDAQGYMWFGTWDGLNKYDGYKFDIFKPGYLKGPSDMSDQTVNTLMQDKEGTIWIGTNGGINLLDMKTRKFRRLMHNQASPGSISCDTILCLLESKNGDVWVGTNNGLNRLDRETGVFYHYFLNPDNANSPSDNTILCLFEDKQGSIWFGTNKGLNLFNTKNLIFSHYYHNPENDNTISNDIVKDILIDRQGVLWVCTDGGLDHYDFNTRKLSHFRNDISKPGSISNNHITSILEDAAGTLWVGTFGGGLNMYDRKFNRFVQYINNTYDLRTISNDYINTLYEDKSGIIWIATAWKGVNKIDRYSNRFNHYQHFSDDAESINNNIVWSILESPDGTIWLGTDNGINIYNRTKNKFTFITQQPGKSGGLTSKLIRAIYRDTKGYYWIGTFDGGLSRYDEKTRQFMHFRHDPNNPHTLTSDQIWSIIEDKEGFLWVGTDQGINRIDLKSFRIEHFIHNSKDPASLSNNYVTSMTFDSKGLLWICTNNGLNYYNFKTKKFSHYKHIPGNKYSLSTSTVFSIYEDRSGIFWIATMGGGLNRFDTKTGMFRYYLEENGLANNIVYNIFKDKQGYLWMSTNYGISRFNPETETFVNYDVKDGVQSYEFNLGAAYHDTVSDEIFFGGMNGFNSFIPSAIRKNDYIPPIVISSFKIFDQVQSREISDGDTIFLSYDDNFFSFEFSALDYSNPTKIRYSYTLENFDQYWNYGDAYKRFAGYTRVPPGTYHFRVKGTNSDGLWNKKGISVTIIISPPWWGTWYFRLLSSLFTIFILWYIVYMRLRRIRIKHEGDKKILEIEKQMFSLEQTALRLQMNPHFIFNSLNSIQSFVISNDTDKAINYLAKFSQLMRLILSNSQQQMVPVSDEIKALTYYLDIERLRFDNKFNYSIELDPQIDSDFMEIPPMIIQPFVENAIIHGLLHKASEGNVSIKLSVVNEFIRAIIEDDGIGREKAAEIRAESDLRHKSRGMLITQKRLEILNKQNKDQVSIQITDLKNEQGKACGTRIVIMMLYIEP
- a CDS encoding LytTR family DNA-binding domain-containing protein; this translates as MLRVIIIDDEKASRDTLAGLLNRYCKNIEVVAQADGYKSGIAEIHKHTPDVVFLDIQMPDGSGFKLLEDVGEITFEVIFTTAYDQYAIKAIKYSALDYLLKPVVPDDLVAAIGKADQKKNSGQISHNIEVLLENLKHSSEPKKIVLSTAEKIHVVEVNDILRCESDDYYTRFFFTSGKSLLISKTLKEHEMLLGDKFFIRPHKSHLVNIKYIKGFLKADGGYIQMSDGTKVPVSRRKREMVVNIISNL